Proteins encoded by one window of Argopecten irradians isolate NY unplaced genomic scaffold, Ai_NY scaffold_0325, whole genome shotgun sequence:
- the LOC138312455 gene encoding serine/threonine-protein kinase 36-like codes for VPSLQICVRCPFDYGVLDGLLLLLCEMLAQAEGPVAQMYIDTGIWGTLWHRVAQALQVTNPETDTPIHDIEEEGGPVSGFHPPDWTLVSPQGLMAVLQMSVTVFTKETNQCIPNLAVPDSIILLTIAHLLNKDFLAAIVTSFDTEGTQLATDIILQVTQLCCFPFAIDLADDLLTEVQSCLFSVNMLPRLLHACNKYLKQGQMEMPLGLIVHLVLSSDDFMEKFTKSLKDLKAVSFLSNCIQPSSQESVMCDVISLCNHLVRSSKDNYQLVKSVFHGTKGDYEPLSTLLRHRSGAVKSRTCSLIGNLMKHHGQFYAILKQRDKILSGLIAALKDEDPHVRKGASYAVGNAAFHNADLYAKLRPVIPVLMDLLRDPVSKTKANAASVFGNMSLHSNTLCSDLKKAKVISRLLDLACNDQHHSVQVSAILALRSLTRMEDLKKEMVSQKAVEKLNSITVANTPRPGSVASRPPSIMGVGISFQSSYGSSSSHVYNHSSKLVRILQGHG; via the exons CTGTACCTTCATTACAGATCTGTGTACGATGTCCTTTTGACTACGGTGTGCTAGACGGACTTCTGCTGCTTCTATGTGAAATGCTGGCTCAG GCGGAGGGTCCTGTAGCCCAGATGTACATAGATACAGGTATATGGGGGACACTATGGCACAGAGTGGCCCAGGCCCTACAGGTCACCAACCCAGAGACAGATACACCAATCCATGACATTGAGGAGGAGGGAGGACCAGTGTCAGGCTTCCATCCCCCAGACTGGACACTCGTGTCACCACAAGGCCTCATGGCTGTCCTCCAGATGTCTGTCACTGTCTTCACCAAG GAGACAAACCAATGTATCCCTAACCTTGCTGTACCTGACAGTATCATTCTGCTGACCATCGCACATCTCCTTAACAAAGACTTCCTCGCCGCCATAGTAACCAG TTTTGACACAGAAGGTACACAGTTAGCTACAGATATAATCCTCCAAGTGACACAGCTTTGCTGTTTCCCCTTTGCAATAGATCTAGCAGACGACCTCCTCACAGAAGTACAGAG CTGTCTTTTCTCGGTGAACATGCTGCCACGACTGTTACATGCCTGTAATAAATACCTCAAGCAAGGTCAGATGGAAATGCCGCTCGGTCTCATCGTCCACCTCGTCCTCAGTAGTGATGACTTTATGGAAAAGTTCACCAAATCCCTTAAGGACCTCAAG GCTGTGTCCTTCCTTAGTAACTGTATACAACCGTCAAGTCAGGAATCTGTTATGTGTGATGTTATTTCCCTTTGCAATCATCTAGTCAGATCATCTAAAGATAATTACCAACTCGTTAAGTCCGTCTTCCATGGCACTAAAG GTGACTATGAGCCTCTTTCTACCTTACTACGTCACCGATCAGGAGCAGTCAAGTCCCGAACCTGTAGTCTCATCGGAAACCTCATGAAGCACCATGGCCAGTTTTACGCTATCCTAAAACAGAG GGACAAAATCCTTTCCGGATTGATAGCAGCTCTAAAGGATGAAGATCCTCATGTTCGTAAG GGTGCCAGCTATGCGGTAGGGAACGCTGCATTCCACAATGCTGACCTTTACGCCAAACTCCGTCCAGTCATTCCCGTCCTGATGGATCTTCTCCGAGATCCTGTCTCTAAAACCAAGGCGAATGCAGCAA GTGTGTTTGGTAATATGAGTCTACATTCCAATACTCTGTGTTCAGACCTCAAGAAAGCCAAAGTTATATCACG GTTACTAGATTTAGCGTGTAACGACCAGCACCACAGTGTTCAAGTCAGTGCTATACTAGCTCTCAGGAGTCTCACTCGCATGGAAGATCTCAAAAAG GAAATGGTATCCCAGAAGGCAGTAGAGAAGTTGAACTCGATCACCGTAGCCAACACTCCACGTCCCGGATCTGTGGCTTCACGACCGCCTAGTATCATGGGAGTGGGCATCAGTTTTCAGAGTAGTTATGGCTCCAGTAGTTCTCATGTGTACAATCACAGCAGTAAACTGGTGCGAATTTTACAGGGACATGGGTAA